CGACCCCGCGCACGATGGCCGTGTCTACTTCCTTGAAAATGGCGGGTGTGGGCTGGCCGGTTTTGTTGGCCGAGGTGCTCACCAGGCCGTGGCCCAGGCGGCGCACCAGCTTGTGGCAAAACTCATCTTGCGGCACGCGCAGGCCCACCGTGCCATCGGGCGCCACGAGGTTGGGGGCCACGGCGGGGCTAGCGGGCAAAATGTAGGTAGTGGGCCGTGTTTGGGCAGCCAGGGCCGCTTCGAGTTCGGCGGGCACCTCGGCGGCGTAGCGGCGCAGCATCTCCAGGTCGGCCACCAGCACGATGCTGGGCGTGCCCTCGGCACGGCCTTTTAGTTTGTAAAGCTTCTCGACGGCGCGGGACACCTCGGCATCGCAGCCCAGGCCCCACACGGTGTCGGTAGGGTACAGAATGACCTGCTGGGCAATGAGCACATCAATGGCGCTGTCTACTTCCTGGCGAAAAAAATTCATGGACGACATAAGACGAAAAATAAGCTGGAATACGGCGCAGGCTAATCTTGAGGCCCATTTAGTGGGCTGGCTAGCTTACGCAACCACTCGGCGCGGCGGCCGTTCAGC
The genomic region above belongs to Hymenobacter sp. BRD128 and contains:
- a CDS encoding L-threonylcarbamoyladenylate synthase; this translates as MNFFRQEVDSAIDVLIAQQVILYPTDTVWGLGCDAEVSRAVEKLYKLKGRAEGTPSIVLVADLEMLRRYAAEVPAELEAALAAQTRPTTYILPASPAVAPNLVAPDGTVGLRVPQDEFCHKLVRRLGHGLVSTSANKTGQPTPAIFKEVDTAIVRGVDYVVSWRQDDETRTAPSRIVRLGAGGALEVVRD